A single window of Caldicellulosiruptor bescii DSM 6725 DNA harbors:
- a CDS encoding bacteriohemerythrin yields the protein MSQIEWKEQYTLGDEGFDEDIKKIVERMNKILHAYEQPESQKDVLEELRFLGNNLAISFSHQEYRMKKYLYPPYFSHKREHDSFLEKYKKYREEAGKEGELVAAVMKIRGIIEEWLENHVIVEDKKLVAFLKKKEQGM from the coding sequence GTGTCGCAGATAGAATGGAAAGAACAGTATACTTTAGGTGATGAAGGTTTCGACGAGGATATCAAAAAAATTGTTGAGAGAATGAATAAAATTTTACATGCCTATGAACAGCCTGAAAGTCAAAAAGATGTTTTAGAAGAGCTACGCTTTTTGGGGAATAATTTAGCTATTAGTTTTTCACATCAAGAATATCGCATGAAGAAGTATTTGTATCCGCCCTATTTTTCACACAAGAGAGAACACGACAGCTTTCTTGAAAAATATAAAAAGTATCGAGAGGAAGCAGGAAAGGAAGGAGAGTTAGTAGCTGCTGTTATGAAGATAAGAGGGATTATTGAAGAGTGGTTAGAGAACCATGTAATTGTAGAGGATAAGAAACTAGTAGCTTTTTTAAAAAAGAAGGAGCAGGGGATGTAG
- a CDS encoding RCC1 domain-containing protein, protein MRKAVQVSCGDNYTLAVLSDGSVWAWGSNWNGELGIGEKGGIFATPVRVKGLEDIVMVSAGKDHNLALRRDGTVWAWGRNEGGQLGDGTRESKLVPVQVKGLKDVVMVAAAEGHSLALKRDGTIWVWGFNSDGVLGLNEIVTHCEVPLKVEGLGEIVSIATNRYLVFALRKDGRIVAWGERRYKYLCGDIDLWDKRKFIIIDKLEDIVAIALGENHAVALRQDGRVLTWGVFEYDLWRENKRIFPVLIERELLEDVRMIAAGYKHALVVKGDGSVWAWGMNRRGQLGDGTVVSKVFPVRVKGIEGVVSISGGGWHTVAVKEDGSIWGWGFNYFGQVGSRDGVVREEDYVITTPVEVFDKSFFG, encoded by the coding sequence ATGAGGAAGGCAGTGCAGGTTTCATGTGGAGATAATTATACGCTTGCGGTATTAAGTGATGGTAGTGTATGGGCATGGGGTTCGAACTGGAATGGGGAGTTAGGGATAGGTGAGAAGGGTGGCATTTTTGCCACTCCTGTGCGAGTAAAAGGATTAGAGGATATAGTGATGGTATCAGCGGGGAAAGACCATAATCTTGCGCTGAGGAGAGACGGGACAGTATGGGCTTGGGGCAGGAATGAAGGCGGGCAGCTTGGAGATGGGACGAGGGAGAGCAAGTTAGTTCCTGTGCAAGTAAAAGGCTTGAAAGATGTAGTGATGGTAGCTGCGGCGGAGGGGCATTCTTTGGCATTGAAAAGAGATGGGACAATTTGGGTTTGGGGGTTTAATAGTGATGGAGTATTGGGTTTAAACGAGATAGTAACCCATTGTGAGGTTCCGCTGAAGGTAGAGGGTTTGGGTGAGATAGTATCGATAGCGACGAACAGATATTTAGTTTTTGCATTGAGGAAGGACGGCAGGATAGTAGCATGGGGGGAAAGACGGTACAAATATCTATGTGGTGATATAGATTTATGGGACAAAAGAAAGTTTATTATAATAGATAAGTTAGAAGACATAGTGGCGATAGCATTGGGTGAGAATCATGCGGTGGCGTTGAGGCAAGATGGCAGAGTGTTGACATGGGGAGTTTTTGAGTATGATTTGTGGAGAGAGAATAAACGTATTTTCCCTGTGCTTATTGAGAGAGAGTTATTGGAAGATGTGAGGATGATAGCGGCTGGGTATAAGCATGCACTGGTGGTGAAAGGAGATGGCAGTGTGTGGGCATGGGGTATGAACAGGAGAGGACAGCTTGGAGATGGGACTGTAGTGAGCAAGGTTTTTCCTGTTAGAGTGAAGGGGATAGAAGGAGTTGTATCGATATCAGGAGGAGGCTGGCACACAGTAGCAGTTAAGGAAGATGGGAGTATCTGGGGCTGGGGATTTAACTATTTTGGGCAGGTAGGCAGCAGGGATGGTGTTGTGAGGGAAGAGGATTATGTAATAACAACTCCTGTTGAGGTTTTTGATAAGTCTTTCTTTGGTTGA